A region of Candidatus Limnocylindria bacterium DNA encodes the following proteins:
- a CDS encoding ABC transporter permease subunit, protein MATLALARTPERGALVRAVCLREWREALGNRLLVAMTLLPPIVILAAGIGAVAAAAANPPSDRDVQAMYAAAPAVVGLDPKEAIQGFIATYFLILFMLIPTVVPLTMAIFSVIGEKAARTLEPLLATPVGVGELLLAKCLASTIPSVIVTWLAYSIYLLSVSAIGSQAAVRAVTAPRWVLAIIVMVPLLTLLSVTLGILISTRVNDVRVAQQIGGLVVVPVVGLGIAEVTGRVVLDNQSFLQFTAFLIVVDLAVFFFARLAFQRENILARWR, encoded by the coding sequence GTGGCGACGCTGGCACTGGCGCGGACGCCCGAGCGTGGCGCGCTGGTGCGCGCGGTCTGCCTGCGCGAGTGGCGCGAAGCGCTGGGCAACCGGCTGCTCGTCGCGATGACGCTGCTCCCACCGATCGTCATCCTCGCCGCGGGCATCGGAGCGGTGGCTGCGGCCGCGGCGAATCCGCCAAGTGACCGCGACGTGCAGGCGATGTACGCCGCGGCGCCCGCGGTCGTTGGTCTCGATCCGAAGGAGGCCATCCAGGGCTTCATCGCGACGTACTTCCTGATCCTGTTCATGCTGATCCCGACCGTGGTGCCGTTGACGATGGCGATCTTCTCCGTCATCGGCGAGAAGGCGGCGCGCACGCTTGAGCCGCTGCTCGCGACGCCGGTCGGCGTCGGAGAGCTCCTGCTCGCGAAGTGCCTCGCATCGACCATCCCCTCGGTGATCGTGACGTGGCTGGCGTACTCGATCTACCTGCTGTCGGTGTCGGCGATCGGGAGCCAGGCCGCGGTGCGCGCAGTGACCGCGCCGCGATGGGTGCTCGCGATCATCGTGATGGTGCCGCTGCTGACCCTGCTGTCGGTCACCCTGGGAATCCTCATCTCGACGCGCGTGAACGACGTGCGCGTCGCGCAGCAGATCGGCGGTCTCGTGGTCGTGCCCGTCGTCGGGCTCGGTATCGCGGAGGTCACCGGCCGCGTCGTCCTCGACAACCAGTCGTTCCTGCAGTTCACGGCCTTCCTCATCGTCGTCGACCTCGCCGTCTTCTTCTTCGCGCGTCTCGCGTTCCAGCGCGAGAACATCCTCGCAAGGTGGCGGTAG
- a CDS encoding glycosyltransferase, whose product MQLSIVIPAYNERERLSRSLEVLSAHLARAGHRDAEVIVVDDGSTDGTAGLVREWSVRWPRLELLQLPRNMGKGAAVRAGIVASHGDVVAFADADLSAPIEQLELLLNDLDDAEIAILSRALPGTRLERRQTRPREAMGKLYALLAQLLLIRGVPDAQCGLKAYRGALGRELFARSRETGVLFDTEILVMAAQRRIRISQRPALWRHDPDSRLRFGLSGSIGVALALLRLKLRHRLVFAVRVRGPVRSYERSLAYPQAIRVPGTKV is encoded by the coding sequence ATGCAGCTCTCGATCGTCATTCCCGCCTACAACGAGCGCGAACGGCTCTCGCGATCGCTCGAGGTCCTGTCGGCGCACCTCGCCCGTGCCGGGCACCGGGACGCTGAGGTGATCGTCGTGGACGATGGGAGCACCGACGGCACGGCCGGTCTCGTGCGCGAATGGTCGGTCCGCTGGCCCAGGCTCGAGCTGCTGCAGCTTCCGAGGAACATGGGCAAGGGCGCGGCGGTGCGGGCTGGGATCGTCGCCAGCCATGGTGATGTCGTCGCGTTCGCCGACGCGGACCTGTCCGCTCCGATCGAACAGCTCGAACTTCTCCTCAATGACCTCGACGATGCGGAGATCGCGATCCTCTCGCGCGCTCTGCCCGGAACGCGCCTGGAGCGAAGGCAGACCCGACCACGCGAAGCGATGGGCAAGCTCTACGCGCTCCTCGCGCAGCTGCTCCTCATCCGTGGCGTCCCCGACGCTCAGTGCGGACTGAAGGCGTATCGCGGCGCGCTGGGTCGCGAGCTCTTCGCGAGGTCGCGAGAGACGGGCGTGCTCTTCGACACCGAGATCCTCGTCATGGCCGCGCAGCGTCGCATCCGCATCAGCCAACGGCCAGCCCTATGGCGGCACGATCCGGACAGCCGACTGCGCTTCGGGCTGTCGGGCTCGATAGGCGTCGCGCTCGCACTCCTCCGTCTGAAGCTGCGGCACCGCCTCGTGTTCGCGGTACGCGTGAGGGGACCGGTCAGGTCTTACGAGCGATCACTTGCATATCCCCAAGCCATACGGGTACCCGGCACCAAGGTATGA
- a CDS encoding class I SAM-dependent methyltransferase, which yields MYEHRGRIVACQVCGLARRDPIPAPGDLRAIYSAEDYFQLSSATGIGYRDYFADATVYRPYFRRKVAILRRYATPPGALLELGAGAGFALEAARDAGWDVHGLELSSGAVAWARQRFGVDVAVGGFDDLRDHECWDVIAAFQTIEHLVDVRSALRQVREALRPRGLVFLTSPDHGSLSRKATRGLWPSYRPEHLVYLDQRSLRRLLEEEGFHIELIGADDPLLVPLHRLFERAAHYYLRRRVEPPVIPWCRVPVWLGDMQVIARKT from the coding sequence ATGTACGAACATCGCGGACGGATCGTCGCGTGTCAGGTATGCGGGCTCGCGCGGCGCGACCCGATCCCAGCTCCGGGCGACCTCCGCGCCATCTACAGCGCGGAGGACTACTTCCAGCTCTCCAGTGCCACTGGCATCGGCTACCGCGACTACTTCGCCGATGCGACGGTGTACCGGCCGTACTTCCGGCGCAAGGTCGCGATCCTTCGGCGCTACGCGACCCCGCCTGGCGCGCTGCTCGAGCTGGGTGCCGGCGCGGGATTCGCGCTCGAGGCGGCCCGTGATGCGGGCTGGGACGTGCACGGCCTCGAGCTCTCCAGCGGTGCTGTGGCATGGGCGCGCCAGCGCTTCGGCGTAGACGTGGCGGTCGGTGGCTTCGACGACCTCCGCGATCACGAGTGCTGGGATGTGATCGCGGCGTTCCAGACGATCGAGCATCTGGTCGATGTTCGCTCAGCGCTCCGTCAGGTGCGCGAGGCGCTGCGGCCGCGCGGTCTGGTGTTCCTGACGAGCCCCGACCACGGCAGCCTGAGCCGAAAGGCGACGCGCGGGCTCTGGCCCAGCTATCGCCCCGAGCACCTCGTGTATCTCGACCAGCGCTCCCTCCGGCGACTCCTCGAGGAAGAGGGGTTCCACATCGAGCTCATCGGCGCCGATGATCCGCTCCTCGTGCCGCTGCATCGGCTGTTCGAGCGCGCCGCGCACTACTACCTTCGGCGGCGCGTCGAACCCCCCGTCATACCTTGGTGCCGGGTACCCGTATGGCTTGGGGATATGCAAGTGATCGCTCGTAAGACCTGA
- a CDS encoding glycosyltransferase 87 family protein, whose protein sequence is MTRHRVADLAFASGLALGLVLLFVFGFFDVRDRVVGHNDFTYTWAGARTVVDGGNPYEPSAWLGTAARYGTTTPRETVFGYPPWIALAALPFALLPVPIASGIWTFGGMALAALALRLLLRGLDPAPPLVHFLSGLALFASQPGSANMWSGQWTFVLLAVLVMAVVAVRERRRGPLVAAFLLTTKPQLVVFAFPALARAANARWGPRYLALATVPPAIAIAIGWLAFPGWLEAWRTKLFEQRLAVQPPTTLANGLGDLIGPLGAVIAAGLVLALVGAGLAFTPRGDAFLAVWLAISATAPIYSWSYDHLLLIVPLVIATAVVGRRSRRAGVTFAAVGFGAFLIVPVLLYVVADARQNESFNIFVPLTVAVGCIAVLWRQRAEITPA, encoded by the coding sequence GTGACCCGGCACCGCGTCGCCGATCTGGCATTCGCGAGCGGGCTCGCGCTCGGTCTTGTACTCCTCTTCGTCTTCGGCTTCTTCGACGTCCGCGACCGCGTTGTCGGGCACAACGACTTCACGTACACGTGGGCGGGAGCGCGCACGGTCGTCGATGGAGGCAATCCCTACGAGCCTTCGGCGTGGCTCGGGACGGCCGCGCGCTATGGCACCACGACGCCGCGTGAGACGGTCTTCGGATACCCGCCGTGGATCGCGCTGGCGGCCCTTCCGTTCGCGCTTCTCCCGGTGCCCATAGCGTCCGGCATCTGGACGTTCGGAGGGATGGCGCTCGCCGCGCTCGCGCTGCGCCTGCTGCTCCGCGGTCTCGATCCGGCTCCGCCGCTGGTGCACTTCCTCTCGGGCCTGGCGCTGTTCGCGTCGCAGCCCGGCAGCGCGAATATGTGGAGCGGTCAGTGGACGTTCGTGCTGCTGGCGGTGCTCGTGATGGCCGTCGTGGCGGTCCGCGAGCGGCGCCGCGGGCCGCTGGTCGCCGCGTTCCTGCTCACGACGAAGCCACAACTCGTTGTGTTCGCCTTCCCTGCGCTCGCGCGCGCCGCCAACGCGCGCTGGGGCCCGCGCTACCTTGCTCTGGCGACGGTCCCCCCTGCCATCGCGATCGCGATCGGCTGGCTTGCCTTCCCGGGATGGCTCGAAGCGTGGCGGACGAAGCTGTTCGAACAGCGTTTGGCGGTCCAGCCGCCGACGACGCTCGCGAACGGGCTGGGCGATCTGATCGGGCCCCTTGGTGCGGTGATCGCAGCCGGTCTGGTGCTCGCGCTGGTCGGCGCGGGCCTGGCCTTCACACCACGCGGCGACGCGTTCCTCGCTGTCTGGCTCGCGATCTCCGCGACGGCGCCTATCTACTCGTGGTCGTACGACCACCTGCTTCTCATCGTGCCTCTCGTGATCGCCACCGCCGTCGTGGGCAGGCGTTCACGGCGTGCCGGCGTGACCTTCGCTGCGGTCGGCTTCGGGGCATTCCTCATCGTGCCCGTCCTGCTCTACGTCGTAGCCGATGCGAGACAGAACGAGAGTTTCAACATCTTCGTGCCGCTCACGGTCGCGGTCGGCTGCATCGCAGTGCTGTGGCGGCAACGCGCCGAGATCACGCCGGCCTGA
- a CDS encoding serine hydrolase, translated as MRGSALVLAAVLALAGLVPGAPAAAGTGELVQHLDQLVSTFPGGAGLWIADPNLSTPLYSHDADEPIITASLYKLAVLAEAERRVDAGQLHYNDIIKIEDEDITEDGSFEVAGTELTLDEALEAMITISDNGAAIALWHVLGPENINATLSHAGIKDFHVFLNWDEDNVATPRAVGMLLTLLAKRQLISAAASDRMLARLERQQINDRLPAALPAGVVVAHKTGNLPGLTHDAGIIFAPSGPRVVVAMTWDAFDADAHAFIANVGSLVYSALLEPPANARYEVPRTITSVDAGSSSRFTVPITNAGSATWSASGPDAVRLIWEMRDSKDVLVATSPTPIALPALAPGRSANVGVVLAIPQVPGDYKVTLGLVDANGKGLAKLGATTASFQVRAHQAYIVSATTVVPTILHRGEASLLVTKYTALPTAGTAPHALVLSWRLVDTKTSRSVATGAIPLGTLQSGATGTFFAPFLAPAVLGSYRLAYDVREKNVAASETFTANVTIVGARTFPDDEGGRTPPVITPIATPSPSPRMRFPSPTGGVIPNPQLPTLPLPRGRTSTP; from the coding sequence ATGAGAGGGAGCGCCCTCGTCCTGGCCGCCGTGCTCGCCCTCGCGGGCCTGGTGCCCGGCGCGCCCGCCGCCGCGGGCACCGGCGAGCTCGTGCAGCACCTCGATCAGCTCGTCAGCACGTTTCCGGGTGGCGCGGGCCTGTGGATCGCCGACCCGAACCTGAGCACGCCGCTCTACTCCCACGATGCGGACGAGCCGATCATCACGGCGTCGCTCTACAAGCTCGCGGTGCTGGCCGAGGCCGAGCGGCGCGTCGATGCCGGGCAGCTCCATTACAACGACATCATCAAGATCGAGGACGAGGACATCACGGAGGATGGATCGTTCGAGGTCGCGGGCACCGAGCTCACCTTGGATGAGGCGCTCGAAGCGATGATCACGATCTCCGACAACGGTGCCGCCATCGCGCTATGGCACGTGCTCGGTCCCGAGAACATCAACGCGACGCTGTCGCACGCCGGCATCAAGGATTTCCACGTATTCCTCAACTGGGATGAAGACAACGTCGCGACGCCGCGCGCTGTCGGCATGCTGCTGACGCTGCTCGCGAAGCGTCAGCTCATTTCGGCCGCGGCGTCCGATCGGATGCTGGCGCGCCTCGAGCGACAGCAGATCAACGATCGGCTGCCGGCCGCGCTTCCCGCGGGTGTGGTGGTGGCGCACAAGACCGGTAACCTCCCCGGCCTCACGCACGATGCGGGCATCATCTTCGCGCCGTCAGGGCCGCGCGTCGTCGTCGCGATGACATGGGATGCCTTCGACGCGGACGCGCACGCCTTCATCGCGAATGTCGGCTCCCTCGTGTACAGCGCGCTGCTCGAGCCGCCGGCCAACGCGCGCTACGAGGTTCCGCGCACCATCACGAGCGTGGACGCCGGATCATCCTCGCGGTTCACCGTGCCGATCACGAACGCCGGCAGCGCGACGTGGAGCGCCAGCGGTCCGGATGCGGTCCGCTTGATCTGGGAGATGCGCGACAGCAAGGACGTCCTCGTCGCGACATCGCCGACACCGATCGCCCTTCCCGCGCTCGCGCCGGGCCGCAGCGCGAACGTCGGTGTCGTGCTCGCGATCCCGCAGGTGCCGGGCGACTACAAGGTGACGCTCGGTCTCGTCGACGCGAACGGCAAAGGTCTCGCGAAGCTTGGTGCGACGACGGCGTCGTTCCAGGTGCGCGCGCACCAGGCGTACATCGTGAGTGCCACGACGGTAGTGCCCACGATCCTGCACCGCGGCGAAGCCTCGCTGCTCGTGACGAAGTACACCGCGCTGCCCACCGCGGGCACGGCGCCGCACGCGCTGGTCCTCTCGTGGCGGCTCGTCGACACGAAGACAAGCCGGTCGGTCGCGACAGGGGCGATCCCTCTCGGCACGCTTCAGTCCGGCGCCACCGGCACCTTCTTCGCGCCCTTCCTCGCTCCGGCGGTGCTTGGCTCCTACCGTCTCGCGTACGACGTGCGTGAAAAGAACGTTGCCGCGAGCGAGACGTTCACGGCGAACGTGACGATCGTCGGTGCGCGTACGTTCCCGGACGACGAGGGTGGCCGCACCCCACCGGTCATCACGCCGATAGCGACGCCGTCGCCATCGCCGCGAATGCGCTTCCCATCGCCAACGGGCGGTGTGATCCCGAACCCGCAGCTGCCGACGCTGCCCCTCCCGCGCGGTCGCACGTCGACGCCATAG
- the ybeY gene encoding rRNA maturation RNase YbeY, protein MRAAPGRVPRADPVPGRPDRAHPSGVRPGGVRPLKIAVRGEAPCDLGPARRAVRAALRPYGVTQDAELALAFVDDAAMRGLNLRYRRKDRTTDVLSFGQSLPRGAKGTAAATSLRREADGTLELGDVVISGAQAARQAKRRRWPLATEVAFLAAHGALHLLGYEDDTGAGYREMLQLGRDALKGERTVKPVKHRARLRVTSQR, encoded by the coding sequence CTGCGAGCTGCTCCTGGGCGTGTACCACGAGCGGATCCCGTACCCGGAAGACCGGATCGCGCGCATCCCTCCGGCGTCCGGCCAGGCGGCGTCCGACCGCTGAAGATCGCGGTCCGAGGCGAAGCGCCTTGTGACCTCGGGCCGGCGCGCCGCGCGGTCCGCGCCGCGCTCCGCCCCTACGGAGTGACGCAGGATGCGGAGCTGGCGCTCGCGTTCGTCGACGATGCGGCGATGCGCGGCCTCAACCTGCGATATCGGCGAAAAGACCGTACGACCGACGTGCTCTCGTTCGGGCAGTCACTGCCGCGTGGCGCGAAAGGGACGGCCGCGGCGACGTCGCTCCGGCGCGAGGCGGACGGCACGCTCGAGCTCGGCGACGTGGTCATCAGCGGCGCCCAGGCCGCACGGCAGGCGAAGCGGCGGCGCTGGCCCCTGGCGACGGAGGTCGCTTTCCTGGCCGCTCACGGGGCACTCCATCTGCTGGGATACGAAGACGACACCGGCGCCGGGTATAGAGAGATGCTGCAACTCGGCCGCGACGCGCTGAAAGGTGAACGAACAGTTAAACCGGTGAAACACCGCGCTCGCCTGCGCGTTACTTCACAGCGATGA
- a CDS encoding HDIG domain-containing metalloprotein produces the protein MIRLPSGRRIEQLPVALRNTLGATTARMYVFVIATGLLTAIALLLSPPATVGYDVGTLADRTVKAPRSVAFVSEALTAAERERAAAAVAKVYTRNPAVVASSRDRLAQAVAAIGRVRSDTAQTREQRITSLTRLAEVAISPAVAPLIVDMNGAEWDAVSKEVDNALRTLYQPGIRPEQLETARDASATSLPPAWTDRQKTAGTALVRQFVDADVALDPIQTASAQQAARSGVQPVQVQVVAGEVVVREGSVVGDLDLEKLRVLGLVNTGIDWPGAVGLTIWAVLIAAVLALFIERYATEAWNDTNRMIVVALSLLAVTIAARVLIPSHTLLVYFIPFAAVAMIITVLVGGRTALATQIAGALHVGILSGQVELVAYVLVPALLGMAAVRRATTAREFAAGAGSVAVGNLGVVVAFTLVGQSTDPVGAAQLAAAALVSGAASGLLAFAGTAIFGHLFRITTVFELRELADPNHPLLRQLLLRTPGTYHHSLLVANLAERAAEVIGADPLVARVGAYYHDIGKMRNPTGFIENQTGTNPHDELDPMVSAGIVAAHVRDGLSLADRYHLPPMIREMIPAHHGTSVVKYFYQLAQQRGQNPDESAFHYPGPRPRTKEAGIVMLADGTEASVRSLAEKKPETIRAMVERIVDDRLAEGQLDECDLTLRDITRIKDAFCELLLGVYHERIPYPEDRIARIPPASGQAASDR, from the coding sequence GTGATCCGACTCCCTTCAGGACGGCGGATCGAGCAGCTGCCCGTCGCGCTGCGCAACACACTCGGCGCGACGACGGCGCGCATGTACGTGTTCGTGATCGCCACCGGGCTGCTGACGGCGATCGCGCTGCTCCTGTCGCCACCGGCGACAGTGGGCTACGACGTCGGCACGCTGGCGGACCGGACCGTCAAAGCGCCGCGCTCCGTCGCGTTCGTCTCGGAAGCGCTCACCGCCGCTGAACGCGAACGGGCCGCCGCGGCGGTGGCGAAGGTCTACACGCGCAACCCGGCCGTGGTCGCGAGCTCGCGCGACCGGCTCGCACAGGCGGTCGCGGCCATCGGGCGCGTGCGGTCCGACACAGCGCAGACGCGGGAGCAGCGCATCACCTCGCTCACACGTCTCGCTGAGGTCGCGATCAGTCCCGCGGTCGCACCGCTGATCGTCGACATGAACGGCGCCGAGTGGGACGCGGTGTCGAAGGAAGTCGACAACGCGCTGCGCACCCTTTATCAGCCGGGGATCCGGCCCGAGCAGCTTGAGACGGCGCGTGACGCATCCGCGACCTCACTGCCGCCGGCGTGGACCGATCGTCAAAAGACAGCTGGCACCGCGCTGGTGCGCCAGTTCGTCGACGCGGACGTCGCACTCGATCCGATCCAGACGGCCAGCGCGCAGCAGGCAGCGCGCAGCGGCGTACAACCGGTGCAGGTGCAGGTCGTCGCGGGCGAGGTCGTCGTACGCGAGGGCAGCGTCGTTGGTGATCTCGATCTCGAGAAGCTGCGCGTCCTCGGTCTCGTCAACACCGGCATCGACTGGCCGGGCGCGGTCGGCCTCACGATCTGGGCGGTCCTCATCGCCGCGGTCCTCGCGCTGTTCATCGAGCGCTATGCGACGGAGGCGTGGAACGACACCAACAGGATGATCGTCGTCGCGCTCTCCTTGCTCGCGGTCACGATCGCCGCGCGCGTGCTCATCCCGAGCCACACGCTCCTCGTGTACTTCATCCCGTTCGCGGCGGTGGCGATGATCATCACCGTGCTCGTCGGCGGGCGCACGGCGCTCGCGACGCAGATCGCCGGCGCGCTCCATGTCGGGATCCTGTCGGGGCAAGTCGAGCTCGTCGCCTATGTCTTGGTGCCCGCGCTGCTCGGCATGGCCGCTGTGCGCCGCGCCACGACCGCGCGCGAGTTCGCGGCGGGCGCGGGCTCGGTGGCGGTCGGCAACCTCGGCGTGGTCGTCGCGTTCACGCTGGTCGGACAGTCGACCGATCCTGTCGGTGCGGCGCAGCTCGCGGCCGCGGCGCTCGTGAGCGGTGCGGCCTCTGGGCTGCTCGCGTTCGCGGGCACCGCGATCTTCGGGCACCTCTTCCGGATCACGACGGTGTTCGAGCTACGCGAGCTGGCGGACCCGAACCACCCGCTCCTGCGACAGCTCCTGCTCCGGACGCCCGGCACCTATCACCACTCGCTTCTGGTCGCGAACCTCGCCGAGCGAGCGGCTGAAGTCATCGGGGCTGACCCGCTCGTCGCGCGCGTCGGCGCGTATTACCACGACATCGGCAAGATGCGGAACCCCACAGGGTTCATCGAGAACCAGACCGGCACCAATCCGCATGACGAGCTCGACCCGATGGTGTCGGCCGGGATCGTCGCGGCGCACGTCCGCGATGGACTGTCGCTCGCGGACCGGTATCACCTGCCGCCGATGATCCGCGAGATGATCCCAGCGCATCACGGCACCAGCGTCGTGAAGTACTTCTATCAGCTCGCGCAGCAGCGCGGGCAGAACCCTGACGAGTCGGCGTTCCATTACCCCGGGCCGCGCCCGCGCACGAAGGAAGCCGGCATCGTGATGCTCGCGGACGGCACCGAGGCTTCAGTGCGCTCGCTCGCGGAGAAGAAACCGGAGACGATCCGCGCCATGGTCGAGCGGATCGTCGACGATCGTCTCGCGGAAGGCCAGCTCGACGAGTGCGACCTGACCCTGCGCGACATCACGCGGATCAAAGACGCCTTCTGCGAGCTGCTCCTGGGCGTGTACCACGAGCGGATCCCGTACCCGGAAGACCGGATCGCGCGCATCCCTCCGGCGTCCGGCCAGGCGGCGTCCGACCGCTGA
- a CDS encoding PhoH family protein, which yields MSAPAQITILIPDPAEMMFVTGNNDANIDRIEREFGVKIVSRGAELRIMGDPGNVARVGELVSAMRTISDRDENLRKPALERLIGDAKDAPISTPELMRDVVATTVRGKRITPQSPNQRSYVEAIRSHDLVFATGPAGTGKSYLAVALGVAALRDRKVARLILTRPAVEAGERLGFLPGDLTEKIDPYLRPLYDALYELMPPERFTRAMERGEIEVAPLAFMRGRSLNEAFIILDEAQNATPAQMKMFLTRLGYGAQAVVNGDVTQVDLEKDQRSGLVVAREILKDVEGIAFVDFNERDVVRHELVARIVRAYDRYEKK from the coding sequence GTGAGTGCCCCCGCGCAGATCACCATCCTGATCCCCGACCCCGCCGAGATGATGTTCGTCACCGGGAACAACGACGCGAATATCGACCGCATCGAGCGCGAGTTCGGCGTGAAGATCGTGTCGCGCGGTGCGGAGCTGCGCATCATGGGCGACCCGGGGAACGTCGCGCGTGTCGGCGAGCTCGTGAGCGCGATGCGGACGATCTCCGATCGCGACGAGAATCTGCGCAAGCCCGCGCTGGAGCGGCTCATCGGCGACGCGAAGGACGCGCCTATCAGCACGCCCGAGCTGATGCGCGACGTGGTCGCGACGACGGTGCGCGGCAAGCGCATCACACCGCAGTCGCCGAACCAGCGGAGTTACGTGGAGGCGATCCGCAGTCACGATCTCGTCTTCGCGACAGGTCCGGCCGGCACGGGAAAGTCATATTTGGCCGTTGCGCTCGGCGTCGCGGCGCTGCGCGATCGGAAGGTCGCGCGGCTCATCCTCACGCGGCCAGCGGTGGAGGCGGGAGAACGGCTCGGATTCCTTCCGGGTGATCTCACGGAGAAGATCGATCCGTATCTCCGCCCGCTGTACGACGCGCTCTACGAGCTGATGCCACCCGAGCGATTCACGCGCGCGATGGAGCGCGGCGAGATCGAGGTCGCGCCGCTGGCCTTCATGCGCGGAAGAAGCCTGAACGAAGCGTTCATCATCTTGGATGAGGCACAGAACGCGACGCCCGCACAGATGAAGATGTTCCTCACGCGTCTCGGGTACGGCGCGCAGGCGGTCGTGAACGGCGACGTCACTCAGGTGGATTTGGAAAAGGACCAGCGTTCCGGACTGGTCGTAGCACGCGAGATCCTCAAGGACGTCGAAGGCATCGCCTTTGTTGACTTCAACGAGCGTGACGTCGTTCGCCACGAGCTCGTCGCGCGGATCGTCCGGGCGTACGATCGGTACGAGAAGAAGTGA
- a CDS encoding GatB/YqeY domain-containing protein, which translates to MKSGDTSRRDTLRFVLAAIQREGVDRLQATIERLSAEGKDEASRLAYVAEHRPADLDDVAVLDVLQKQAKMRRDSIDAFRKGDRPQLAAKEEQELAIIQGYLPTQMSDADLRAIVERVVAETGAAGPRDMGKVMPKVLAETKDRADGKKVAGLVGAMLKEKAAS; encoded by the coding sequence ATGAAGTCGGGCGACACGTCCCGCCGTGACACGCTGCGCTTCGTGCTGGCCGCCATCCAGCGCGAGGGCGTCGACCGTCTCCAGGCAACGATCGAGCGCCTCTCCGCTGAGGGCAAGGACGAGGCGTCGCGGCTGGCGTACGTCGCCGAGCACCGCCCAGCCGACCTCGACGACGTCGCGGTGCTCGACGTCCTTCAGAAGCAGGCGAAGATGCGCCGCGACTCGATCGACGCGTTCCGCAAGGGCGACCGGCCGCAGCTCGCCGCAAAGGAAGAGCAGGAGCTCGCGATCATCCAGGGCTACCTGCCCACGCAGATGTCGGATGCCGACCTGCGCGCGATCGTCGAGCGCGTCGTCGCCGAGACGGGTGCCGCCGGTCCGCGCGACATGGGAAAGGTCATGCCGAAGGTGCTTGCGGAGACGAAGGACCGCGCCGACGGCAAGAAGGTCGCGGGTCTCGTCGGCGCGATGCTGAAAGAGAAGGCTGCTTCGTGA
- the rpsU gene encoding 30S ribosomal protein S21 — protein MSEVIVGDGESFEAALRRFNKKIQQAGILAEARRREFYERPAARRKRKEAKRRKR, from the coding sequence TTGTCTGAAGTGATCGTTGGCGATGGCGAGTCGTTCGAGGCCGCCCTTCGCCGATTCAACAAGAAGATCCAGCAAGCCGGGATCCTCGCCGAAGCCCGCCGCCGTGAGTTCTACGAGCGCCCCGCCGCCCGTCGCAAGCGCAAGGAAGCCAAGCGGCGCAAGCGCTAG
- a CDS encoding histidine triad nucleotide-binding protein, giving the protein MDDCLFCRIVAGKIPATIVYEDDDVMAINDVFPRAPFHVLVVPRKHVEKLSGLEDEVLGGQLLQAVRRVARLGGVAENFRLVVNNGDHAGQTVPHLHLHVLGGREFAWPPG; this is encoded by the coding sequence GTGGACGACTGCCTGTTCTGCCGCATCGTGGCTGGGAAGATCCCGGCGACCATCGTCTACGAGGACGACGACGTCATGGCCATCAATGACGTCTTTCCGCGCGCCCCGTTCCACGTTCTTGTCGTCCCCAGGAAGCATGTGGAGAAGCTCTCCGGGCTCGAGGACGAGGTCCTTGGCGGCCAATTGCTCCAGGCAGTCCGGCGCGTCGCTCGGCTGGGAGGGGTCGCCGAGAACTTCCGCCTGGTCGTCAACAACGGCGATCACGCCGGCCAGACGGTCCCGCACCTCCACCTCCACGTCCTTGGGGGTCGCGAGTTCGCCTGGCCGCCTGGTTAA